Below is a window of Streptomyces sp. NBC_00223 DNA.
CGAGGTCATCATCACCACCCCGCTCATCGAAGGCACCGACGGCACCGGCTCCAAGATGAGCAAGTCCAAGGGCAACTACGTCGGCCTCTCGTCCTCCCCGGACGAGATCTTCGGCCGCCTGATGTCCATCCCCGACCACCTCGTCGAGCCCTACCTCAAGCAGCTCACCGAGTGGACCGACGAGGAGATCACCACCGTCGCCGGGCGCCTGGCCGACGGCACCGCGCACCCCATGGCCGTCAAGCGCATCCTCGCCGGCGAGGTCACCGCCACCCTCCACGGCCTGAAGGCCGCCGAGGCCGCCCGCGCCGAGTTCACCGCCCGCTTCTCCAAACGGACCTTCGGCGACACCCAGAACCTCCCGACCGTCTCCCTCAAGGAGCACGCCGGGACCACCCTAGGCGCCCTGTTGACCCAGGTCCTGGGCTTCGCCCCCAGCAACTCCGCGGCCCGCCGCGTCGCCGCCCAGAACGGCCTCCGCCTCATCGCCGAGACCTCGGACGTCGAACAGCAGACCACCCAACTCGGCGAGGACACCATCCAGCAGCCGCTGTCCGCCCTCGTCGACGCGGCCGACACCGCCGGGGAAGCCACCTTCTACCTCAAGGCCGGCCGAAAGATCGCCCGCATCGACGCGTGACCCGAGGTGGTGGTGGGGCCGGCAGGCTCCACCACCGAATCCTTCAGGACGTTGACGTCCAGGGTCCAAGGCATCGTCGGCACCTCCGGTGCAAGCCCACCCACCTTGCTGGTGGTTCGGTGCGACACCACCGCGTCTACCGGCTCGCGTCAGTGGGACCGCACAGTCGGCTTCACGACGTGTCAATCAAGGTCGAGGAAGACTTCGGCGGCCGGATGAGGCCAGGGGAGGGCTTCGTATCCGCTGACTTGCTGCTCGATGTGGGCCTTGGCCGCCGCGATCAACACTGCGGCGTCATGGACGACACCCCCGTGCGTTCGGCGACGCCCGTCGTGCACGGTGTCTCACTTGCTCTTCTTGCTTTGCCGAGTAGTGGACCCCTGCTCCTTGCTACCGAAGCCCTGGAACTTGCTGTTCCAGAGAGGCTGGTAGCCGACGCGCAGTCCGTTCTCGCCCAGGTCAGCGTGCACATCCGGCAGCAGTAGGGCCCGGAACCGGAACTCGGCGATGGGGAGACCGCCTTCGGCTATGGAGGTCCGGTGCTGCTTGAGGCGGCTGTACAGGGGGTACTTCTCTTGGACCTTCTCGCCGGTGGAGCTGTTGCTGGAGAGGGGAGAGGGGCAGATAAAGCTCCACGGTCGCGCCCCGGTAGTAGAGGGCGTACAGCCCGGAGCCTCCAAAGCGCGGGATCTCCTGGGTCATGGAGACCAAGGGCTGGCGCTCGAAGGTCTCGCAAATGGTGTTCGCTATCTGCTCGGTCGACAGCGGGTCGAACGACGCGGGGGTGTACTCGGTGGGCATGGCTTCCTGCTCGGTCGTGGGCGGATACACACCGTCGGGGACGCCTCGGGGCTGTGGGATGGGCGCCGGAGAGCGACTGGCGGCCCTCACTCGTCAGCGTCGACGACGTCATCCACGGTCATCTCCTCGGGCGAAGCCTCGGGGACGGCCTCAATCACATCGCCAGACCGGTAGTACCGCCACGCGCTCTTGTACTCGCTTGGCGCGTCGGCGTACATGATCACGTAGCCCATGAGCACCGTGACCTGCCACACCTCGGGAAGCGCCGCCGAGACAAGCTGGAACGCGCCGTCGGCGGACAGTTCACCCTCCGGGACTGTCACCGCTGTTTGCTTAGAGCCCGGAGGTTCGGCGTACCGGAAGTTGTAGCGGAGCCCAGCCTTGAGTGTCTTCAGGAAGGCGTGCAGCGTGGTCTCGCCGGGAGTGAGCCCATCGACGCCCTTGCCCAGGTCTATCGGGTACAGAACGTCGAAGTGGTTCTTCTTCAGGATCGTAGTGTCGCGCTGCCGCCCGGGGTCCTTGTTCCCGAAGCCGTTGTTGTTCCACGGGATGCTGCCCATCTCCTTGTGGCGGCTGATGAGCAGCTGCTCCGGCGCGAGCGCGGAGAAGTCCTCGGCGACGTAGAGGCAGGAGAAGGTGACGTCGGCGAGATCGATGTTGCACCGGCCCGAGAGCTTGCGCAGGTGGTTGCCGAGCCGGGCGGGCAGGCTCTTGTCTGCCTTGCCGACGTAGACGAACTCGCCACGTAGGTAGAGCTGGTACACCCCGGGCCGCTCATCGAGCACGGCGAGGCTCTCCTCCGCCAATGGCGCCCGTCCGAGTTGGGACAGCGCGGCGGCCAGCTGGTCACCGAGTGCCCTGGTGATGCTCAGTCGGAAGTCGTCGTGGTAGGTGCTCCAGGCATTCGGCCCACCCGCCTGCGTCATTCGCGTGCTCCTTCTGCGGCGCTGATCACCAGGAACCCTATGGTTTCACTCACTCCAAGGCGACTCGTTCGTGTGAAATGGCCCCATGATCACCAACTCCGCGGTACAGTTCTTCAATGGTTGACCTGCCAGAAGACACGAAGAAGCCTCGCACCAGTGTTGAGCTGTTCGCGGGTGGTGGTGGCCTTGCCATGGCGGTCCACCAGGCGGGCTTCCGCCCGCTGCTCTTCAATGAATTCAACAACCGGGCGTGCGAGACCCTGGTGGCCAGTGCGCGGAAGACCCTCGGAGTCGACGGCCTCCTGCGCGCCGAGGGGACCAGGCCGGAGCCCCCGGAGCCGGGGCGGCCCGCTCCCCTCTACCCGGGGGACGTGCGGGATCTCGACATGAGTGCTCTTGAGGGGAAGGTGGATGTCCTCGCTGGAGGGCCGCCCTGCCAGCCGTTCAGCGCCGGGGGCGTCGCCAAGGGGGACGAGGACAAGCGCAACATGTTCCCGGCCATGTTCAAGGCTGTCCGCGAGATCCGGCCGAAGGCCGTGATCTGCGAAAACGTCCTGGGCCTTCTACGCCCGTCATTCGCGGATTATTTCCAGTACATCCAGAACGAGCTGCGGCTCCCGTTCGAGAAGCGAGACAGTGAGGCCAGATGGCAGGACCATGACTCCCATCTGGCCGGCATCCTCGGCAAGCTGTCCGACGAGGACAGCGACCCCGACCACTACAAGGTGGTGGTGGTGCAGGTCAACGCCGCCGACTACGGTGTCCCACAGGTTCGGAACCGGATCGTCATCGTGGCCTTCCGGGCCGACCTCAGCGTCGACGTCCCGGCGTTCGAGAAGTACGTCACGGAGCAGAGGTTCTCCGAGGCCGCCCTGTTCCGCTCCATGCGAGATGGCACGTACTGGGATCGCCACGACGTACCGGGCCACGTGCGCGACCGCGTCCGGGCACGCCTGCCCAAGGTGATCAAGGAAGACGACTGCTACCCCTGGCGCACGTTGCGCGACGCCGTCATGGGCCACGGGACGGACGACGAGCTTCCCGCGCTGCCGAAGATCGACCTGAGCCGCCTCAGGGAGAAATTCGATTTCGGCAAGGAGATCGGCGTCGTCGACCACATCGGCTGGCCCGGCGCACGGATCTACAAGGGCCACACCCCCAATGAACTGGACCGGCCCGCGAAGACGGTCAAGGCCGGTGTACACGGCGTGCCCGGTGGTGAATCCGTGATGCTGCTGGACGACCGGGTCCGCGACCGCGAGTCGCCCGACGGTTGGAGGTACCTGCACCGCTACATGACCGTTCGCGAGGCCGCCCGGGTGATGACGTTCCCCGACGAATGGCTCGGGGCCGGCCCCCGTGGAGAGCAGATGCGCCAGTTGGGCAATGCGGTCCCGGTCGTGCTTGGAGAGTTCTTCGCCAACGCCGTCGCCGACGCCCTTTCCGCGGCGGGACACTGAGGTCATGGCGCAGGCGGAGGACGGGGGGCGATGGAAAGCTCAACTGCCCCCGGAGCGGGCGTACAAACGGCGTGCTGGCGCGGTGGCACCAGCGCTTGAGCAGGATCGCGCGGCTGGAGGTCGGAACCGGCGCAGCGTCAGCCTGGACGACGGCCGCTACGCGCGGGCGTCGATCAGCCTGCGACTGTATCGACGCACCCGACGCATCAGAGCCTATCTGCGCTGGTCCCAGGACGGCCGAACACAGGAGCGCTACGTCTGCGAAGTGGAGCACGACTCCCGCCGGCGTAACCTGGCCGAGGCATGGCGGCGCGCGTGGGACAAAGGGCTGGTGACGCTGGAACCGCTGCCGCCGGAGTCGACCGCGTCCTCGCCGGAGGTTCGTGCCTCCATGCGCGCCAACCGTGGCAAGGACACCAGGCCCGAACTCGCGCTGCGGAGCCTGCTCCACCAGCGCGGCCTGCGCTACCGCGTCGACGCCAAACCCCTTGTCGATGTCCGGCGCAAGGCAGACGTGGTCTTTCCCGTCGACAGGGTCGCCGTGTTCGTGGACGGCTGCTACTGGCACGGCTGCCCCGATCACTACCGCCCAGCGGTCAAGAACGCGGTCTTCTGGCGCGAGAAGATCGAGGGCAATCGTGCCAGGGACGCAGAGACCAACACGAAGCTGCTAGAGGCCGGTTGGACGGTCATCCGGGTCTGGGAACACGACGACCCCGCGCTGGCGGCGGAACGAATCGACCGACAACTCCATGAGCTACGCGGCGTCCCCACCGATGGAGACTCCACAGCAGTCTGATCCCGACATCGCCTCGCCGAGGCTGGTACTCGGCCTCGGCGAGCACGCCCATGGACGGGATGACCACGCTGAAGCCGTCGTAGGTGAGTTCTCCAACAGGCGGTCCGAGATAACCGCGCCCAGTTGTCAGTGCCGTGCGGTATCTCTTGGGAGGGTTGGACGATCGGACGTCCTCGAGAACCACATTTCGGACGGGAGCAGCGCTTTGACAGCCAACGCCGAGGAGACATCGTTGGAAGAGGTCGACCTCACGCCCACTCCTCAGTTGCTGGAGGCGTTGGGGGACATCCCCTACAAGCCGTGGCAGTGCCTGGCGGAGCTGATCGACAACTCCTTCGACGACTTCCTGTCGGACCCGGACCGCGGTGAGCAGCGCGAGGTCTGGATCACTCTGCCCAAA
It encodes the following:
- a CDS encoding Eco29kI family restriction endonuclease; protein product: MEAPGCTPSTTGARPWSFICPSPLSSNSSTGEKVQEKYPLYSRLKQHRTSIAEGGLPIAEFRFRALLLPDVHADLGENGLRVGYQPLWNSKFQGFGSKEQGSTTRQSKKSK
- a CDS encoding very short patch repair endonuclease; this translates as MAQAEDGGRWKAQLPPERAYKRRAGAVAPALEQDRAAGGRNRRSVSLDDGRYARASISLRLYRRTRRIRAYLRWSQDGRTQERYVCEVEHDSRRRNLAEAWRRAWDKGLVTLEPLPPESTASSPEVRASMRANRGKDTRPELALRSLLHQRGLRYRVDAKPLVDVRRKADVVFPVDRVAVFVDGCYWHGCPDHYRPAVKNAVFWREKIEGNRARDAETNTKLLEAGWTVIRVWEHDDPALAAERIDRQLHELRGVPTDGDSTAV
- a CDS encoding DNA cytosine methyltransferase produces the protein MVDLPEDTKKPRTSVELFAGGGGLAMAVHQAGFRPLLFNEFNNRACETLVASARKTLGVDGLLRAEGTRPEPPEPGRPAPLYPGDVRDLDMSALEGKVDVLAGGPPCQPFSAGGVAKGDEDKRNMFPAMFKAVREIRPKAVICENVLGLLRPSFADYFQYIQNELRLPFEKRDSEARWQDHDSHLAGILGKLSDEDSDPDHYKVVVVQVNAADYGVPQVRNRIVIVAFRADLSVDVPAFEKYVTEQRFSEAALFRSMRDGTYWDRHDVPGHVRDRVRARLPKVIKEDDCYPWRTLRDAVMGHGTDDELPALPKIDLSRLREKFDFGKEIGVVDHIGWPGARIYKGHTPNELDRPAKTVKAGVHGVPGGESVMLLDDRVRDRESPDGWRYLHRYMTVREAARVMTFPDEWLGAGPRGEQMRQLGNAVPVVLGEFFANAVADALSAAGH
- a CDS encoding GIY-YIG nuclease family protein, producing MTQAGGPNAWSTYHDDFRLSITRALGDQLAAALSQLGRAPLAEESLAVLDERPGVYQLYLRGEFVYVGKADKSLPARLGNHLRKLSGRCNIDLADVTFSCLYVAEDFSALAPEQLLISRHKEMGSIPWNNNGFGNKDPGRQRDTTILKKNHFDVLYPIDLGKGVDGLTPGETTLHAFLKTLKAGLRYNFRYAEPPGSKQTAVTVPEGELSADGAFQLVSAALPEVWQVTVLMGYVIMYADAPSEYKSAWRYYRSGDVIEAVPEASPEEMTVDDVVDADE